A genomic segment from Anticarsia gemmatalis isolate Benzon Research Colony breed Stoneville strain chromosome 12, ilAntGemm2 primary, whole genome shotgun sequence encodes:
- the LOC142976915 gene encoding uncharacterized protein LOC142976915: MSMIEEEIVVAPWVGPTSCKNSLSAIVLSSNIDIIEKISEALTEVHNKGSFRWKLIVLRSFYLDEVVKQSDLTGKIGIDFVILAIDTSRIFCLEWARKVLAQVHSDLRTRRVVLVNASGLPVNAMAITAGELISFQTDMKVDIISANVFDPENATFLAHRLLKFMEVSVGVKTGIPNLNV; the protein is encoded by the coding sequence atgtCAATGATCGAAGAAGAAATAGTTGTTGCGCCGTGGGTTGGCCCTACAAGTTGTAAGAATTCGCTATCAGCTATTGTTCTGTCATCAAACATCGACATTATAGAGAAAATATCTGAAGCCCTAACAGAAGTTCATAATAAAGGAAGTTTTCGATGGAAACTAATTGTACTGCGGTCCTTCTATCTAGACGAAGTCGTAAAACAGTCAGATTTGACTGGGAAAATCGGAATAGACTTTGTTATTCTAGCAATAGACACAagtagaatattttgtttggagTGGGCAAGAAAAGTTCTAGCCCAAGTTCATTCTGACTTGAGAACGCGACGAGTCGTGCTTGTGAACGCTAGTGGACTTCCTGTGAACGCTATGGCTATTACTGCTGGTGAACTGATAAGTTTCCAAACAGATATGAAAGTGGACATTATATCTGCGAATGTGTTTGATCCAGAAAATGCAACATTCCTGGCACATAGGTTACTGAAGTTTATGGAGGTATCAGTCGGTGTAAAGACTGGTATTCCAAATTTAAATGTGTGA